The Halobacterium litoreum genome includes a region encoding these proteins:
- a CDS encoding plastocyanin/azurin family copper-binding protein — MNSDADEPVSRRRFLRTGATAAAAGAALTGTAAAQEGEGGGSSGPKVVEVGANGNKFTPETVYVKPGQTVKWVWRGPGHNVHATDVPSDAEWSVNTEITGPPKEYEYTFDGPTGEYKYVCDPHASLGMEGTVVVTNNPPSNEGYQSILGDSAKTAAVAAVGSMTSVLGMTYFFMRYGGDYSEGDE; from the coding sequence ATGAACTCGGATGCTGACGAACCGGTGTCACGCCGCAGGTTCCTCCGGACGGGCGCGACCGCGGCCGCCGCGGGCGCGGCGCTGACCGGAACCGCCGCCGCACAGGAGGGCGAAGGTGGCGGTTCGAGCGGTCCGAAGGTCGTCGAGGTCGGTGCCAACGGGAACAAGTTCACGCCGGAGACGGTGTACGTCAAGCCCGGTCAGACCGTCAAGTGGGTCTGGCGGGGCCCCGGTCACAACGTTCACGCGACGGACGTGCCGAGCGACGCGGAGTGGAGCGTGAACACCGAAATCACGGGGCCGCCGAAGGAGTACGAGTACACGTTCGACGGGCCGACCGGCGAATACAAGTACGTCTGTGACCCGCACGCCAGCCTCGGCATGGAGGGCACCGTCGTCGTCACGAACAACCCGCCGTCCAACGAGGGATACCAGTCGATTCTCGGCGACTCGGCGAAGACGGCCGCGGTCGCGGCGGTCGGTTCGATGACCTCGGTGCTCGGCATGACGTACTTCTTCATGCGCTACGGCGGCGACTACAGCGAAGGCGACGAGT